The Ornithinimicrobium faecis genome includes a window with the following:
- a CDS encoding 1-acyl-sn-glycerol-3-phosphate acyltransferase, which translates to MALWCDRDANKEVLVLYWLMKNVLIGPVVRTLFKPWVEGEEHVPEHGAAIFASNHLSFSDSIFLPLVVDRRMTFPAKMEYFTGTGIKGWMTKTFLTGLGQIPIDRSGGSASMAALNSGLRVLNRGELFGIYPEGTRSPDGKLYKGKTGVARMALEAKVPVIPVAMINTEKAQPTGQVIPNIERGQVGVRFGKPLDFSRYDGMEDDRTVLRSITDEIMYELMQLSGQEYVDDYAASVKERIAARAKAAVEGARTAVDKAVDQTKVTAEQVRLQVEERAATARTQIEGQLETARTQIEQVGEQLRSRQGKGEEAADDEVAAEETTADATTDEVTATPEASDGIQQDGDEQHR; encoded by the coding sequence GTGGCGCTCTGGTGCGACCGGGATGCGAACAAGGAGGTCCTGGTGCTCTATTGGCTGATGAAGAACGTCCTGATCGGCCCTGTCGTCAGGACGCTGTTCAAGCCGTGGGTCGAGGGTGAGGAGCACGTGCCCGAGCACGGGGCGGCGATCTTTGCCAGCAACCACCTGAGCTTTTCGGACTCGATCTTTCTCCCGCTGGTGGTGGACCGGAGGATGACCTTCCCGGCCAAGATGGAGTATTTCACCGGCACCGGGATCAAGGGCTGGATGACCAAGACGTTCCTCACCGGCCTGGGGCAGATCCCGATCGACCGCTCCGGTGGCAGTGCGAGCATGGCCGCGCTCAACTCCGGCCTGCGGGTGTTGAACCGTGGCGAGCTGTTCGGCATCTATCCCGAGGGCACGCGCAGCCCGGACGGCAAGCTCTACAAGGGCAAGACCGGGGTCGCACGGATGGCGCTGGAGGCCAAGGTGCCGGTCATCCCGGTCGCCATGATCAACACCGAGAAGGCCCAGCCCACCGGTCAGGTCATCCCCAACATCGAGCGTGGTCAGGTCGGCGTCCGCTTCGGCAAGCCGCTGGACTTCTCCCGCTATGACGGCATGGAGGACGACCGCACTGTCCTGCGCTCGATCACCGACGAGATCATGTATGAGCTGATGCAGCTCTCGGGTCAGGAGTATGTCGACGACTATGCCGCTTCGGTCAAGGAGCGCATCGCCGCCCGCGCCAAGGCTGCCGTCGAGGGTGCCCGCACGGCCGTGGACAAGGCCGTCGACCAGACCAAGGTGACCGCCGAGCAGGTGCGCCTGCAGGTCGAGGAGCGGGCCGCGACGGCGCGCACGCAGATCGAGGGTCAGCTCGAGACGGCCCGCACCCAGATCGAGCAGGTCGGCGAGCAGTTGCGCTCCCGCCAGGGCAAGGGCGAGGAGGCCGCCGACGATGAGGTGGCAGCCGAGGAGACCACCGCGGACGCGACCACCGACGAGGTGACCGCGACGCCGGAGGCGAGCGACGGCATACAGCAGGACGGCGACGAGCAGCACCGGTGA
- a CDS encoding class II 3-deoxy-7-phosphoheptulonate synthase encodes MTTDVTGPPPIGQHFDWADLPAKQQPTWGDAEALERAVTTLKGFPPLVFAGECDLLRDKLAAVTRGEAFLLQGGDCAETLDGVTGPNIRERIKTILQMAVVLTYGAGMPVVKVGRLAGQFAKPRSSDLETREDVTLPAYRGDMVNGFEFTPEARAHDPNRMVSVYHASASTLNLVRAFTTGGYADLRSVHTWNKGFLAGPAQSRYEQMAGEIDRAVRFLEASGVADAEELRRVEFYSSHEALVLDYERALTRRDSRTGLPYNTSGHFIWVGERTRGLDDAHIDFVSQVHNPIGVKLGPTATRDDVLRLVDKLDPEGTPGRLTFITRMGAGKIRDLLPPLLESVGEVAHQVAWICDPMHGNTFTSPSGHKTRRFEDVIDEVAGFFEAHRAVGTWPGGIHVELTGNDVTECVGGSGALDVADLGLRYETLCDPRLNHQQSLEMAFQVASMLEAGR; translated from the coding sequence GTGACCACGGACGTGACCGGACCGCCCCCCATCGGGCAACACTTCGACTGGGCGGACCTGCCCGCCAAGCAGCAGCCCACCTGGGGCGATGCCGAGGCCCTCGAGCGTGCCGTCACGACGCTGAAGGGCTTCCCACCGCTGGTCTTTGCCGGCGAGTGTGATCTGTTGCGCGACAAGCTGGCTGCGGTGACGCGGGGCGAGGCCTTCCTGCTCCAGGGCGGGGACTGTGCCGAGACGCTCGACGGCGTCACCGGCCCCAACATCCGCGAGCGCATCAAGACGATCCTGCAGATGGCGGTGGTGCTGACCTATGGCGCGGGGATGCCGGTGGTCAAAGTCGGCCGGCTGGCCGGGCAGTTCGCCAAGCCGCGCTCCTCCGACTTAGAGACCCGCGAGGACGTGACGCTGCCGGCCTATCGCGGGGACATGGTCAACGGCTTCGAGTTCACCCCGGAGGCCAGGGCGCACGACCCCAACCGGATGGTCAGCGTCTATCACGCCAGTGCCTCGACACTGAACCTGGTGCGGGCCTTCACCACCGGTGGCTATGCGGATCTGCGCAGCGTGCACACCTGGAACAAGGGCTTCCTGGCCGGGCCGGCGCAGTCGCGCTATGAGCAGATGGCCGGTGAGATCGACCGTGCCGTGCGCTTCCTGGAGGCCTCCGGTGTCGCCGACGCCGAGGAGTTGCGGCGGGTGGAGTTCTATTCCAGCCACGAGGCGCTGGTGCTGGACTATGAGCGGGCGCTGACCCGTCGCGACTCGCGGACCGGCCTGCCCTACAACACGTCTGGTCACTTCATCTGGGTGGGCGAGCGCACCCGCGGCCTCGACGACGCCCACATCGACTTTGTCTCCCAGGTCCACAACCCGATCGGGGTCAAGCTGGGTCCGACCGCGACCCGTGACGACGTGCTGCGCCTGGTGGACAAGCTCGACCCGGAGGGCACGCCCGGCCGGTTGACCTTCATCACCCGCATGGGTGCCGGCAAGATCCGCGACCTGCTGCCACCGCTGCTGGAGAGCGTCGGTGAGGTGGCCCACCAGGTGGCCTGGATCTGCGACCCGATGCACGGCAACACCTTCACCTCGCCCAGCGGTCACAAGACCCGCCGGTTCGAGGACGTCATCGACGAGGTCGCCGGCTTCTTCGAGGCGCACCGCGCGGTCGGCACCTGGCCCGGCGGCATCCACGTCGAGCTGACCGGCAACGACGTCACCGAGTGCGTCGGCGGCTCCGGTGCGCTGGACGTGGCGGACCTCGGCCTGCGCTATGAGACGCTCTGCGACCCGCGCCTGAACCACCAACAGAGCCTGGAGATGGCCTTCCAAGTCGCCTCGATGCTGGAGGCCGGGCGGTGA
- a CDS encoding threonine aldolase family protein encodes MSEAVADVTADLRSDTLTRPTQAMREAMASAPVGDDVYGEDPTVLALQRQVADLLGHEDALFTPTGSMANQLGVRLHVAPGQELVTDDLAHVLRAEMGAAAVLSGISARSYPTTGGLLDVDAAMALAVTEGGAYQVGTACVVVENTHNFGGGTIQPLEAMQDLQERAHARGMAVHLDGARLWNAHVATGTPLADYGACADTVSVCLSKGLGAPVGSLLVGSSDRMQQARVWRKRFGGGMRQVGILAAAGRYALEHQLDRLAEDHARCQQVAQAVAAVNPEAVDPGAVHTNILVLRVAPAGWSAADFIEAAGERGVLGYATGPEHVRFVWHLDVDDAQTDHAAAVLTELLASRA; translated from the coding sequence GTGAGCGAGGCCGTGGCCGACGTGACGGCTGACCTGCGCTCGGACACGCTGACCCGCCCCACGCAGGCGATGCGCGAGGCAATGGCGAGCGCGCCGGTCGGCGACGACGTCTATGGCGAGGACCCGACGGTCCTGGCGCTGCAGCGTCAGGTCGCCGACCTGCTCGGTCACGAGGACGCGCTCTTCACCCCCACCGGCTCGATGGCCAACCAGCTGGGGGTCCGCCTCCACGTGGCGCCCGGTCAGGAGCTCGTCACCGACGATCTCGCGCACGTGCTGCGCGCCGAGATGGGGGCGGCAGCGGTGCTCAGTGGCATCTCCGCCCGCAGCTATCCCACGACCGGTGGTCTCCTCGACGTGGACGCGGCGATGGCCCTCGCGGTCACCGAGGGCGGTGCTTATCAGGTCGGCACGGCCTGTGTCGTGGTCGAGAACACGCACAACTTCGGCGGCGGCACGATCCAGCCGCTGGAGGCGATGCAGGACCTGCAGGAGCGGGCCCACGCGCGCGGCATGGCGGTCCACCTCGACGGCGCCCGCCTGTGGAACGCGCACGTCGCGACCGGCACCCCGCTGGCCGACTATGGCGCCTGCGCCGACACGGTCTCGGTCTGCTTGAGCAAGGGGCTGGGTGCCCCGGTCGGCTCCCTCCTGGTCGGCTCGTCAGACCGTATGCAGCAGGCGCGGGTCTGGCGCAAGAGGTTCGGCGGAGGCATGCGGCAGGTGGGCATCCTCGCGGCGGCCGGTCGTTATGCGCTGGAGCACCAGCTGGACCGACTGGCCGAGGACCACGCACGCTGCCAGCAGGTCGCGCAGGCCGTGGCCGCCGTGAACCCCGAAGCCGTCGACCCGGGCGCGGTGCACACCAACATCCTGGTCCTGCGCGTGGCGCCCGCCGGGTGGAGTGCTGCCGACTTCATCGAGGCCGCGGGGGAGCGGGGCGTGCTGGGCTATGCGACCGGGCCGGAGCACGTCCGCTTCGTGTGGCACCTGGACGTCGACGACGCTCAGACGGACCACGCCGCGGCCGTGCTCACCGAACTGTTGGCCTCACGCGCCTGA
- a CDS encoding TetR/AcrR family transcriptional regulator, with amino-acid sequence MAATTLTPREKWIEQGLQALASGGPESVRIEALAKGLGVTKGGFYGHFKDRRALLTAMLDSWERESTDEVLVTIEREGGDPRTRARRAGALTFSDDRLRPLDLAIRDWARRDGAVAERLRRVDNARMGLLREMIGTVCADPDEVEARSLLAFCVAIGEGLLAVDHGERTRSQVLAAATDLLFATPEPIQDRT; translated from the coding sequence ATGGCAGCCACGACGCTCACGCCGCGTGAGAAGTGGATCGAGCAGGGGCTGCAGGCCCTCGCCTCGGGCGGCCCTGAGTCGGTCCGCATCGAGGCGCTGGCCAAGGGCCTGGGCGTCACCAAGGGCGGCTTCTATGGGCACTTCAAGGATCGTCGCGCGCTGCTGACGGCCATGCTCGACTCCTGGGAGCGCGAGAGCACCGACGAGGTCCTCGTGACCATCGAGCGCGAGGGTGGCGACCCGAGGACGCGGGCTCGACGTGCCGGTGCCCTGACCTTCTCCGACGACCGGCTCCGGCCGCTCGACCTCGCGATCCGGGACTGGGCGCGCCGGGACGGTGCCGTCGCCGAGCGGCTGCGACGCGTGGACAACGCCCGGATGGGCCTGCTGCGCGAGATGATCGGCACCGTCTGTGCCGATCCCGACGAGGTCGAGGCGCGCAGTCTCCTCGCGTTCTGTGTGGCGATCGGGGAGGGCCTGCTGGCCGTCGACCACGGGGAGCGCACGAGGTCGCAGGTCCTGGCCGCGGCAACAGACCTGCTGTTTGCCACACCCGAGCCGATCCAGGACCGGACCTAG
- the pknB gene encoding Stk1 family PASTA domain-containing Ser/Thr kinase produces MSTATSAVIDRVLDGRYRVESLLAKGGMAAVYSATDLRLDRKVALKIMHAHLARDEEFVTRFRQEARTAARLSHPHVVSVFDQGEDDDLVFLAMELVEGRTLREEITEHGAHSVRDAVRFIDPVLQALSAAHEAGLAHRDVKPENVLIRHDGMVKVADFGLARAVTAATSSHSNELVWGTAAYLAPEQVERGRTDERSDIYSAGLLLYELLTGVKAFPGDSPVQVAYAHVHGEVPRASDTVATVPAEIDAFIQWAAATDPERRPTDGSAALTELRHSTQQLSDSELDALPGQRVSDPDLTQAFDHTRPLRPTDTMAVPRQAPEHYAKTSGNKPRKTKTKPARTPAPATTSAPRRPRRRMKVAGWLLGILLVLIGATGAGAAWYFTEGPGVHSPVPTLEGLTETDARAALDAEQLDTVVELEYSETVAPDIVMDASHSPGTSLRHGSDVTLTVSQGPERYAVPLVIGRTLEQATPMIEDANLTVGEPELVYDETIPEGQVISVEPEEGAELKPDAEVTVTVSQGREPIEIADVTGDSQTDAEETLTEAGFEVVVNPDRVFSDSVEEGDVVSQSPASGTGFRGDTVTLTVSKGPELIEVPSVIGKQWGEAEQILTDAGFEASRKDVLGGYFGTVRTQSVDAGEMVERGTEVVLEIV; encoded by the coding sequence GTGAGCACCGCGACCTCCGCCGTGATCGACCGTGTCCTCGACGGTCGATACCGAGTTGAGTCCTTGCTCGCCAAGGGCGGGATGGCGGCCGTCTACAGCGCCACCGATCTGCGGCTGGACCGCAAGGTCGCGCTGAAGATCATGCACGCCCACCTGGCCCGCGACGAGGAGTTCGTCACGCGCTTTCGCCAGGAGGCCCGCACCGCGGCCCGCCTGTCCCACCCGCACGTGGTCTCGGTCTTTGACCAGGGCGAGGACGACGACCTGGTCTTCCTGGCCATGGAGCTGGTCGAGGGGCGCACGCTGCGCGAGGAGATCACCGAGCACGGGGCGCACAGCGTCCGCGACGCCGTGCGCTTCATCGATCCTGTGCTGCAGGCACTCTCGGCCGCCCACGAGGCTGGCCTGGCCCACCGCGACGTCAAGCCCGAGAACGTCCTGATCCGTCACGACGGCATGGTCAAGGTCGCAGACTTCGGCCTGGCCCGAGCGGTCACGGCCGCCACGTCCAGCCACAGCAACGAGCTGGTCTGGGGCACCGCTGCCTATCTGGCACCCGAGCAGGTCGAGCGCGGTCGCACCGACGAGCGCAGCGACATCTATTCGGCCGGGCTGCTGCTCTATGAACTGCTCACTGGCGTCAAGGCCTTCCCCGGCGACAGCCCCGTGCAGGTCGCCTATGCCCACGTCCACGGCGAGGTCCCGCGGGCCTCCGACACCGTCGCGACCGTGCCGGCCGAGATCGACGCCTTCATCCAGTGGGCGGCCGCCACCGACCCCGAGCGGCGACCCACCGACGGCAGCGCGGCCCTGACCGAGCTGCGCCACTCGACCCAGCAGCTCTCCGACAGCGAGCTCGACGCGCTGCCGGGTCAGCGGGTGAGCGACCCCGACCTGACGCAGGCCTTCGACCACACCCGTCCCCTGCGGCCCACCGACACCATGGCCGTCCCCCGGCAGGCTCCCGAGCACTACGCGAAGACCAGCGGCAACAAGCCCCGCAAGACCAAGACGAAACCGGCCCGCACACCGGCACCGGCCACCACCTCCGCTCCCCGGCGCCCCCGCCGACGGATGAAGGTCGCGGGCTGGCTCCTCGGCATACTGCTGGTCCTGATCGGGGCCACCGGAGCGGGTGCTGCCTGGTATTTCACCGAGGGACCCGGCGTGCACTCCCCCGTGCCGACGCTGGAGGGGCTCACCGAGACCGACGCGCGCGCGGCGCTGGACGCCGAGCAGTTGGACACGGTCGTCGAGCTCGAATACTCCGAGACCGTGGCCCCCGACATCGTCATGGACGCCTCCCACTCGCCGGGCACCTCCCTGCGGCACGGGAGCGACGTCACCCTCACCGTCTCGCAGGGTCCGGAGCGGTATGCCGTGCCCCTGGTGATTGGTCGCACGCTGGAGCAGGCGACGCCCATGATCGAGGACGCCAACCTGACCGTCGGCGAGCCGGAGCTGGTCTATGACGAGACGATCCCGGAGGGTCAGGTCATCTCCGTCGAGCCCGAGGAGGGCGCCGAGCTCAAACCGGACGCCGAGGTCACCGTGACCGTCAGCCAGGGCCGTGAGCCGATCGAGATCGCGGACGTCACCGGCGACTCGCAGACCGACGCCGAGGAGACGCTGACCGAGGCGGGCTTCGAGGTCGTCGTCAACCCCGACCGGGTCTTCAGCGACTCGGTCGAGGAGGGCGATGTCGTCTCACAGAGCCCTGCGAGCGGCACCGGCTTCCGCGGCGACACCGTGACGCTGACCGTCTCCAAGGGCCCCGAGCTGATCGAGGTGCCCTCGGTGATCGGCAAGCAGTGGGGCGAGGCCGAGCAGATCCTGACCGACGCTGGCTTCGAGGCCTCCCGCAAGGACGTCCTGGGCGGATACTTCGGCACCGTGCGCACGCAGAGCGTCGACGCCGGCGAGATGGTCGAGCGGGGCACCGAGGTCGTGCTCGAGATCGTCTGA
- a CDS encoding LysM peptidoglycan-binding domain-containing protein, which produces MSPVADLPPVLTVQTPVVDLANRAPLGRLATSKKAWQDYRVKPGDTLYDLANAHDTTVSALAKRNEISGYLQAGSVIEVPRKASSSGSSSSGSSSSSSSSATVTVRPGDTLSHISARHDVSVSAIIKANKLPSAMIYPGQRLAVPGSKSASAATSDSGSSSSGSTSGSTSGASVTVRSGDTLSGIALRHDVSLSALLNANPGVNARGLQVGQKVSLPASATRTAAYRDGEGAKEGAPNTFLHYTYSDEVAGSAAANREHLAQAPVPSRDDMSQIIRETANRHGVSPDLMLALSYMESGWNHRSVSPANAIGAMQVIPSTGDWASSMVGRKLNLLDPQDNATAGTVVMRALLRSADNEDQAIAGYYQGLAGVQNNGMYPDTQNYVKAIQNLRDRM; this is translated from the coding sequence ATGAGCCCCGTCGCGGACCTGCCCCCCGTCCTCACCGTCCAGACACCGGTCGTCGACCTTGCCAACCGCGCCCCGCTGGGCCGGCTCGCCACCTCGAAGAAGGCCTGGCAGGACTATCGGGTCAAGCCCGGGGACACGCTCTACGACCTGGCCAACGCCCACGACACCACCGTCTCGGCGCTGGCCAAGCGCAACGAGATCAGTGGCTATCTCCAGGCCGGGTCAGTCATCGAGGTGCCGCGCAAGGCCTCCTCGTCCGGCTCGTCCTCCAGCGGCAGCAGCTCCTCGAGCTCCTCGTCGGCCACCGTCACGGTGCGCCCCGGCGACACGCTCTCGCACATCTCCGCCCGTCACGACGTCTCGGTGTCGGCGATCATCAAGGCCAACAAGCTGCCCTCGGCCATGATCTATCCCGGCCAACGGCTCGCCGTCCCCGGCTCCAAGAGCGCCTCGGCCGCCACGTCCGACAGCGGCTCGAGCTCCTCGGGCAGCACGTCCGGCAGCACCTCGGGCGCTTCGGTGACCGTCCGCTCGGGTGACACCCTCTCCGGCATCGCGCTCCGCCACGACGTCTCGCTGAGTGCGCTGCTCAACGCCAACCCGGGCGTCAACGCCCGGGGCCTCCAGGTCGGCCAGAAGGTCAGTCTGCCGGCGAGCGCGACCCGCACCGCGGCATACCGCGATGGGGAGGGAGCCAAGGAGGGCGCCCCGAACACCTTCCTGCACTACACCTACAGCGACGAGGTCGCCGGCTCGGCCGCCGCCAACCGGGAGCACCTGGCGCAGGCGCCGGTCCCCAGCCGCGACGACATGTCCCAGATCATCCGCGAGACTGCCAACCGCCACGGGGTCTCCCCGGACCTGATGCTCGCGCTGAGCTACATGGAGTCGGGCTGGAACCACCGCAGCGTCTCCCCCGCCAACGCCATCGGCGCCATGCAGGTCATCCCCTCCACCGGTGACTGGGCCTCCTCGATGGTCGGGCGCAAGCTCAACCTGCTGGACCCGCAGGACAACGCCACTGCGGGCACCGTCGTGATGCGCGCCCTGCTGCGCTCGGCCGACAACGAGGACCAGGCCATCGCGGGCTACTACCAGGGTCTGGCCGGAGTGCAGAACAACGGGATGTATCCCGACACCCAGAACTACGTGAAGGCGATCCAGAACCTGCGCGACCGCATGTGA
- a CDS encoding Rv2175c family DNA-binding protein, with protein sequence MVNDSDVTPAPDDNDTTGWLAVPDIMELTGASLAQVKTWLADRELIGARRGPNQALYVPESFLTQEGPLFPLRGTFTVLSDGGYSDEEIIAWLHEPDDTLQGGSAIASLREGNKTEVRRRAQERAM encoded by the coding sequence GTGGTAAACGACAGCGATGTAACTCCCGCCCCCGACGACAACGACACGACCGGCTGGCTGGCCGTGCCCGACATCATGGAACTCACTGGCGCCTCGTTGGCCCAGGTCAAGACCTGGCTCGCGGACCGCGAGCTCATCGGTGCGCGACGGGGCCCGAACCAGGCGCTCTATGTGCCGGAGTCCTTCCTGACGCAGGAGGGACCGCTGTTCCCGCTGCGCGGCACCTTCACGGTGCTCAGCGACGGTGGCTACAGCGACGAGGAGATCATCGCCTGGCTGCACGAGCCCGACGACACGCTCCAGGGTGGCAGCGCGATCGCCTCCCTGCGCGAGGGCAACAAGACCGAGGTGCGCCGCCGCGCCCAGGAGAGGGCGATGTAG
- a CDS encoding TraR/DksA family transcriptional regulator produces MTSATGAPDPTPHLIPAQHLDPAQHLREQRAALQSRLGALAEDMGSFFEASRDSNADDEHDPEGQTIAFERAQLAAVTDQVRRHLQEIDAALERIADDTYGRCEVCRLPIPRERLEVRPTARTCVQHADAAASGNVT; encoded by the coding sequence ATGACCTCCGCCACCGGCGCCCCCGACCCGACCCCGCACCTCATTCCCGCCCAGCACCTCGATCCCGCCCAGCACCTCCGGGAACAGCGCGCGGCCCTACAGTCCCGGCTCGGAGCACTGGCCGAGGACATGGGCTCCTTCTTTGAGGCCTCCCGCGACTCCAACGCCGACGACGAGCACGACCCGGAGGGGCAGACGATCGCCTTCGAGCGAGCCCAGCTCGCGGCCGTGACCGACCAGGTGCGCAGGCACCTGCAAGAGATCGATGCGGCGCTCGAGCGGATCGCGGACGACACCTACGGCCGCTGCGAGGTCTGCCGGCTTCCGATCCCTCGGGAGCGCCTGGAGGTCCGGCCCACGGCGCGCACCTGCGTCCAGCACGCGGACGCGGCTGCCTCAGGCAACGTCACCTGA
- a CDS encoding DUF5990 family protein: MRLVIRGHRLPGRTCGPHANIHVGLQVRQDPVDLVPADAVSAQWVTNLRTDNGDFHGPAVHGRRGERFVYLTWGTVEADSFTMFRRAKVMLDGLPGDAEQITLDLDLTDESGMPRCARVQPTTITVGP, from the coding sequence ATGCGCCTGGTCATCCGCGGTCACCGACTGCCCGGACGGACATGCGGCCCGCACGCCAACATTCACGTCGGCCTCCAGGTCCGCCAGGACCCCGTCGATCTGGTGCCTGCGGATGCTGTTTCGGCACAGTGGGTCACCAACCTGCGGACCGACAACGGTGACTTCCACGGCCCCGCCGTCCATGGCCGGAGGGGCGAGCGCTTTGTCTATCTCACCTGGGGCACCGTGGAGGCCGACTCCTTCACCATGTTCCGTCGCGCGAAGGTCATGCTGGACGGACTCCCGGGAGACGCCGAACAGATCACGCTCGACCTCGATCTCACCGACGAGTCCGGGATGCCACGTTGCGCCAGGGTCCAGCCCACCACGATCACCGTCGGACCATGA
- a CDS encoding Rid family detoxifying hydrolase: MGRTAISAPEAPQPIGPYSPAVRDKGAGLLFVSGQTPIDPATGELVDGDVGTQTQRVFANLKHVLGAAGCTLADVIKVNVYLISMADFAAVNEVYATVFEAPYPARTTVAVAELPLGARVEIELVAR, from the coding sequence GTGGGCCGCACCGCCATCTCCGCACCCGAGGCACCCCAGCCGATCGGTCCCTACTCCCCCGCCGTGCGAGACAAAGGGGCAGGTCTGCTCTTCGTCTCCGGTCAGACCCCGATCGACCCGGCAACCGGCGAACTGGTCGACGGCGATGTCGGCACCCAGACCCAACGGGTCTTCGCGAATCTGAAGCACGTGCTCGGTGCCGCCGGGTGCACGCTGGCCGATGTGATCAAGGTGAACGTCTACCTGATCTCGATGGCCGACTTCGCGGCCGTCAATGAGGTCTATGCGACTGTCTTCGAGGCGCCCTACCCGGCCCGCACCACGGTCGCTGTGGCAGAACTTCCTCTGGGCGCACGGGTCGAGATCGAGCTCGTTGCTCGCTAA
- a CDS encoding zinc-dependent alcohol dehydrogenase, producing MSDEQRYLRVSGPRTLEESVFTTPEPGPGRVVVDITYAGICGTDVHGYTDGSMLPPAVFGHEWTGTVAAVGDGVTLVVPGDRVVGGVGSACGRCAQCLAGHSKNCDVVFAEANGVDEEAADHGAFASQVEVSQRRVIPVPTALSDVDAALVEPAAVTFHAVRRANVEPGCLAVVVGAGPIGLLTAQNARAAGAGRIIISEPSEARRATARELGFDDVVAPEELQDRMDSVTGGVGADIVFECAGVPTLLQSSAELVRRGGTLALLGFPLSESTVSYADWQQRELTIIGSLAYNREDFVGVMRLVEQGSVSLAPLHTGTIELSEVQDMLEELDSGRSKHTKVLVAPRRQG from the coding sequence ATGTCGGACGAACAGCGTTATCTCAGGGTGAGTGGTCCGCGCACTCTGGAGGAGTCGGTCTTCACCACCCCCGAGCCCGGTCCTGGACGCGTCGTTGTCGACATCACCTATGCCGGCATCTGCGGCACAGATGTGCACGGCTACACGGACGGCAGCATGCTCCCACCGGCCGTGTTTGGTCATGAGTGGACCGGCACCGTCGCGGCGGTGGGCGACGGCGTCACCCTGGTCGTCCCCGGGGATCGGGTCGTCGGTGGTGTCGGCTCAGCGTGCGGACGCTGCGCACAGTGCCTGGCTGGTCACTCGAAGAACTGTGACGTCGTCTTCGCCGAAGCCAACGGCGTCGACGAGGAGGCTGCGGACCATGGTGCCTTTGCCTCGCAGGTTGAGGTCTCGCAGCGTCGAGTCATCCCGGTCCCGACGGCACTGTCGGACGTGGATGCTGCGCTGGTGGAGCCAGCAGCGGTCACCTTCCACGCTGTCCGCCGCGCGAACGTTGAACCCGGCTGCCTTGCCGTTGTGGTCGGTGCTGGGCCGATCGGACTGTTGACCGCCCAGAACGCACGCGCAGCAGGGGCAGGGCGGATCATCATCTCGGAACCGTCCGAGGCGCGGCGGGCCACCGCCCGTGAGCTGGGTTTCGATGACGTGGTCGCGCCCGAGGAGCTGCAGGACCGGATGGACTCGGTGACCGGGGGCGTGGGCGCCGACATCGTCTTCGAGTGTGCTGGAGTGCCCACGCTGTTGCAGTCCTCCGCTGAGTTGGTCCGCCGAGGCGGCACGCTCGCGCTGCTGGGCTTCCCGCTGAGCGAGTCCACAGTCAGTTACGCAGACTGGCAGCAGCGCGAGCTGACAATCATCGGCTCTCTCGCATACAACCGCGAGGACTTTGTGGGCGTCATGCGACTGGTCGAGCAGGGCAGTGTCTCGCTGGCACCGCTGCACACCGGGACGATCGAGCTGTCCGAGGTGCAGGACATGCTGGAGGAGCTCGACTCAGGGCGTTCCAAGCACACCAAGGTTCTCGTCGCGCCTCGTCGCCAGGGCTGA